A section of the Bombus fervidus isolate BK054 chromosome 9, iyBomFerv1, whole genome shotgun sequence genome encodes:
- the Abs gene encoding ATP-dependent RNA helicase abstrakt isoform X2, with amino-acid sequence MAQEKGDLPKRYRREGDKESSPLETDDDYVPYVPVKERKKYQLIKLGKLGQLKDEAAAGIIGKSSSENEKDDADDDDGQVWGRKSNISLLDQHTELKKLAEAKKESAMEKQLKEEEKILESVAENKALMGVAELAKGIQYEDPIKTSWRPPRAVLAAGEARHERIRRKLRILVEGDDVPPPLKSFKEMKFHRGILNGLEQKGIVKPTPIQVQGIPTVLSGRDMIGIAFTGSGKTLVFVLPIIMFCLEQEVAMPFVRNEGPYGLIICPSRELAKQTYDIIRHYTNTLRQAGCPEIRSCLAIGGVPVSESLEVINKGVHIMVATPGRLMDMLDKKMVKLSVCRYLCMDEADRMIDMGFEEDVRTIFSFFRGQRQTLLFSATMPKKIQNFARSALVKPVTINVGRAGAASMNVIQEVEYVKQEAKIVYLLECLQKTPPPVLIFAEKKQDVDAIHEYLLLKGVEAVAIHGGKDQEERSRSVEAFREGRKDVLVATDVASKGLDFADVQHVINYDMPDDVENYVHRIGRTGRSGRTGIATTFINKANDESVLLDLKHLLMEAKQKVPPFLLELCSENEKYLNLGDERGCSYCGGLGHRITECPKLEAIQNKQASNIGRRDYLASNAADY; translated from the exons ATGGCACAAGAAAAAGGAGATCTTCCAAAG AGATACAGAAGAGAAGGAGACAAGGAAAGTAGTCCCCTAGAAACAGATGACGATTATGTTCCTTATGTGCCAGTTAAAGaacgtaaaaaatatcaattaattaagCTTGGTAAACTTGGACAACTTAAAGATGAAGCAGCTGCTGGTATTATCGGGAAAAGTAGCAGTGAGAATGAAAAGGATGATGCAGATGATGATGATGGGCAAGTATGGGGAAGAAAGTCGAACATTTCTTTGTTAGATCAACAtactgaattaaaaaaattagcaGAAG ctAAGAAGGAAAGTGCTATGGAAAAACAGttgaaggaagaagaaaagatcCTAGAGAGTGTAGCAGAAAATAAAGCTTTAATGGGTGTAGCAGAATTAGCAAAGGGTATTCAATATGAGGACCCAATAAAGACCAGTTGGAGACCTCCAAGAGCAGTTCTTGCTGCAGGAGAAGCAAGACATGAAAGGATTAGGAGAAAACTTAGAATTTTAGTAGAGGGAGATGATGTACCACCACCATTGAAAAGCTTCAAAGAGATGAAATTTCATAGAGGTATACTGAATGGTTTGGAACAGAAAGGTATCGTTAAACCCACGCCAATTCAAGTTCAAGGAATACCAACAGT ATTATCAGGTCGCGATATGATTGGCATTGCTTTCACTGGAAGCGGTAAAACATTGGTATTTGTATTACCTATTATAATGTTTTGTCTAGAACAAGAAGTGGCTATGCCATTTGTAAGAAACGAGGGACCATATG GTTTAATCATTTGTCCGTCTCGAGAATTAGCGAAACAAACTTACGATATTATTCGACATTATACGAATACTTTACGACAAGCAGGTTGTCCCGAAATACGCAGCTGTTTAGCAATTGGAGGTGTACCTGTATCAGAATCTTTAGAAGTTATTAACAA AGGTGTCCACATTATGGTGGCAACTCCTGGAAGACTAATGGATATGTTAGATAAAAAGATGGTAAAACTTAGCGTGTGTCGTTATCTGTGTATGGACGAAGCTGATCGTATGATCGACATGGGTTTTGAAGAAGATGTGCGAACAATTTTTTCGTTCTTCAGG gGTCAGAGACAAACGTTGCTGTTTTCCGCAACTATGCCAAAGAAGATTCAAAATTTTGCGCGTTCTGCTTTAGTAAAACCTGTGACGATTAATGTTGGTCGCGCAGGTGCAGCTTCTATGAATGTAATACAAGAAGTTGAATACGTCAAGCAAGAAGCTAAAATCGTGTATCTCCTGGAATGTTTACAAAAAACTCCCCCACCTGTACTTATATTTGCCGAGAAAAAGCAAGACGTTGATGCTATTCACGAATACCTATTGCTAAAGGGCGTTGAAGCGGTAGCAATACATGGTGGAAAAG ATCAGGAAGAAAGATCGCGTTCTGTAGAAGCTTTTCGTGAAGGTCGGAAAGATGTATTGGTTGCAACGGATGTTGCATCCAAAGGTCTCGATTTTGCTGATGTGCAACacgttataaattacgatATGCCGGACGATGTTGAAAACTATG tGCATAGGATCGGAAGAACTGGGCGTTCTGGACGAACTGGAATAGCAACAACATTTATTAACAAAGCAAATGACGAATCTGTGTTATTGGATCTTAAACACTTGCTTATGGAAGCAAAACAAAAGGTTCCACCATTCTTGTTGGAACTTTGTTCagagaatgaaaaataccTCAATTTGGGAG ATGAGCGTGGATGCAGTTACTGTGGTGGTCTTGGTCACAGAATCACAGAGTGTCCCAAACTGGAAGCTATCCAAAACAAACAAGCTTCGAATATCGGACGCCGTGATTACTTGGCCAGCAATGCAGCTGACTATTAA
- the Abs gene encoding ATP-dependent RNA helicase abstrakt isoform X1, with amino-acid sequence MAQEKGDLPKVILRREGDKESSPLETDDDYVPYVPVKERKKYQLIKLGKLGQLKDEAAAGIIGKSSSENEKDDADDDDGQVWGRKSNISLLDQHTELKKLAEAKKESAMEKQLKEEEKILESVAENKALMGVAELAKGIQYEDPIKTSWRPPRAVLAAGEARHERIRRKLRILVEGDDVPPPLKSFKEMKFHRGILNGLEQKGIVKPTPIQVQGIPTVLSGRDMIGIAFTGSGKTLVFVLPIIMFCLEQEVAMPFVRNEGPYGLIICPSRELAKQTYDIIRHYTNTLRQAGCPEIRSCLAIGGVPVSESLEVINKGVHIMVATPGRLMDMLDKKMVKLSVCRYLCMDEADRMIDMGFEEDVRTIFSFFRGQRQTLLFSATMPKKIQNFARSALVKPVTINVGRAGAASMNVIQEVEYVKQEAKIVYLLECLQKTPPPVLIFAEKKQDVDAIHEYLLLKGVEAVAIHGGKDQEERSRSVEAFREGRKDVLVATDVASKGLDFADVQHVINYDMPDDVENYVHRIGRTGRSGRTGIATTFINKANDESVLLDLKHLLMEAKQKVPPFLLELCSENEKYLNLGDERGCSYCGGLGHRITECPKLEAIQNKQASNIGRRDYLASNAADY; translated from the exons ATGGCACAAGAAAAAGGAGATCTTCCAAAGGTTATTTTA AGAAGAGAAGGAGACAAGGAAAGTAGTCCCCTAGAAACAGATGACGATTATGTTCCTTATGTGCCAGTTAAAGaacgtaaaaaatatcaattaattaagCTTGGTAAACTTGGACAACTTAAAGATGAAGCAGCTGCTGGTATTATCGGGAAAAGTAGCAGTGAGAATGAAAAGGATGATGCAGATGATGATGATGGGCAAGTATGGGGAAGAAAGTCGAACATTTCTTTGTTAGATCAACAtactgaattaaaaaaattagcaGAAG ctAAGAAGGAAAGTGCTATGGAAAAACAGttgaaggaagaagaaaagatcCTAGAGAGTGTAGCAGAAAATAAAGCTTTAATGGGTGTAGCAGAATTAGCAAAGGGTATTCAATATGAGGACCCAATAAAGACCAGTTGGAGACCTCCAAGAGCAGTTCTTGCTGCAGGAGAAGCAAGACATGAAAGGATTAGGAGAAAACTTAGAATTTTAGTAGAGGGAGATGATGTACCACCACCATTGAAAAGCTTCAAAGAGATGAAATTTCATAGAGGTATACTGAATGGTTTGGAACAGAAAGGTATCGTTAAACCCACGCCAATTCAAGTTCAAGGAATACCAACAGT ATTATCAGGTCGCGATATGATTGGCATTGCTTTCACTGGAAGCGGTAAAACATTGGTATTTGTATTACCTATTATAATGTTTTGTCTAGAACAAGAAGTGGCTATGCCATTTGTAAGAAACGAGGGACCATATG GTTTAATCATTTGTCCGTCTCGAGAATTAGCGAAACAAACTTACGATATTATTCGACATTATACGAATACTTTACGACAAGCAGGTTGTCCCGAAATACGCAGCTGTTTAGCAATTGGAGGTGTACCTGTATCAGAATCTTTAGAAGTTATTAACAA AGGTGTCCACATTATGGTGGCAACTCCTGGAAGACTAATGGATATGTTAGATAAAAAGATGGTAAAACTTAGCGTGTGTCGTTATCTGTGTATGGACGAAGCTGATCGTATGATCGACATGGGTTTTGAAGAAGATGTGCGAACAATTTTTTCGTTCTTCAGG gGTCAGAGACAAACGTTGCTGTTTTCCGCAACTATGCCAAAGAAGATTCAAAATTTTGCGCGTTCTGCTTTAGTAAAACCTGTGACGATTAATGTTGGTCGCGCAGGTGCAGCTTCTATGAATGTAATACAAGAAGTTGAATACGTCAAGCAAGAAGCTAAAATCGTGTATCTCCTGGAATGTTTACAAAAAACTCCCCCACCTGTACTTATATTTGCCGAGAAAAAGCAAGACGTTGATGCTATTCACGAATACCTATTGCTAAAGGGCGTTGAAGCGGTAGCAATACATGGTGGAAAAG ATCAGGAAGAAAGATCGCGTTCTGTAGAAGCTTTTCGTGAAGGTCGGAAAGATGTATTGGTTGCAACGGATGTTGCATCCAAAGGTCTCGATTTTGCTGATGTGCAACacgttataaattacgatATGCCGGACGATGTTGAAAACTATG tGCATAGGATCGGAAGAACTGGGCGTTCTGGACGAACTGGAATAGCAACAACATTTATTAACAAAGCAAATGACGAATCTGTGTTATTGGATCTTAAACACTTGCTTATGGAAGCAAAACAAAAGGTTCCACCATTCTTGTTGGAACTTTGTTCagagaatgaaaaataccTCAATTTGGGAG ATGAGCGTGGATGCAGTTACTGTGGTGGTCTTGGTCACAGAATCACAGAGTGTCCCAAACTGGAAGCTATCCAAAACAAACAAGCTTCGAATATCGGACGCCGTGATTACTTGGCCAGCAATGCAGCTGACTATTAA
- the LOC139990864 gene encoding uncharacterized protein: MLEKMMSKLMEEEHKRIEREEISRELYLVEKERKLASEAIKLAMKKKRTARQQLEEMAKTQRAVAERKAKENAIDAAFAKYLADERKKQEEKEGQKEQARREKVVQYGNELREAMEQNKMQRSKDAGKIKRETNINETMCHSESNLEAVKFQEAKNNIL, encoded by the exons ATGTTAGAAAAGATGATGAGTAAATTGATGGAAGAGGAGCATAAACGAATAGAACGAGAAGAAATTTCCAGGGAATTGTATTTGGTAGAGAAAGAACGCAAACTGGCGAGCGAAGCGATTAAACTGgcgatgaaaaagaaacgtacTGCGAGACAACAACTAGAAGAGATG GCAAAAACTCAGAGAGCTGTGGCTGAAAggaaagcgaaagaaaatgCGATCGACGCCGCTTTCGCTAAGTATTTGGCAgatgaacgaaagaaacaggaagaaaaggaaggtcAAAAGGAGCAAGCACGACGTGAAAAAG tcGTCCAATATGGAAATGAATTGCGTGAGGCTATGGAGCAAAATAAAATGCAACGTTCGAAGGATGCAGGAAAGATAAAGCGTGAAACTAATATTAACGAAACTATGTGTCATTCGGAATCTAACTTGGAAGCAGTGAAATTTCAGGAGGCAAAGAACAATATACTTTAA